The Streptomyces sp. ALI-76-A nucleotide sequence CTGAGCGCTCCAGCCGCCGGCCCGGGCGGCCAGGCCCCGCACCCGTGTGTCTCCGTTCCCCATGACGGGCTTGCCCCCTTGTGAGCGGTGGCAGCCCCGTGCCGCCACCTTTCACTTAGAAGGTAGGGGCCGGTTAAAGCCATCACCTCGTGCTGCCCGGTGAGGTACGGCGGCCCGAAATCATCCCCCTGGCGCCCGGGCCTCCCCACTGGGTAGGACAGCGGCCCCTTACATCTACCGGAATGTCCGCTCCGGCGGACACGGTCCTCGCGCCCGCCCCCACAGGGCACGACGGCCGCTCTATGGTGTGCGGATGACGACGACGTACGCGGCGCTGCTGCGCGGGATCAACGTGGGCGGCAGCAGGAAGGTGCCGATGGCCGAACTGCGCGTGCTGCTGGAGGGTCTCGGCCACGACCGCGTACGCACCTACCTGCAGAGCGGTCAGGCGGCCTTCGCGAGTGACCACGGGGACGAGGACTCCCTGGCCGCAGAGCTGACGGAGGCGATCGGGCGACGGTTCGGCTTCGCGGTCGACGTGATCGTGCGCGACCACGCCTACCTGGCGGCGGTCGTCGGTGCCTGCCCGTTCCCGGCCGCCGAACTGGAGGCCAGGCAACTGCACGTCACCTACTTCTCGGCCCCGGTCGACGAGGAACGCTTCGCGGAGATCGACCGGCCCGCCCACCTCCCGGAGGAGTTCCGCCTCGGCGACCGCTGCCTGTACCTGTACGCCCCGAACGGCCTCGGCCGCTCCCAGCTCGCCGAGCGCCTGTCCAAGCCCCGCCTGAACAAGGGCGTGACCGCCACCAGCCGCAACTGGAACACCGTCCGCAAGCTGGTGGAGATGACGGCCGGCTGACCGCGCCGGGCCGTGAGGTCCGCCCCGCCCAGCCGCGCCCGCAGCCCGGCCGTGTCACGCCCCGCGCCCCACCGCCCCGTGCCGTCCGTCAGGCTCCCACCGCCGCCGGCAGCGGCCTGCGGGCCGCCTGGTAGCGCTCCAGGAGGACCCGTGCCACCTCCGGCGCCGGTCCCAGCACCTTTGCCAGGACGTCCGCCTCGGCCGCGCCCCGCGCGATGCGGTCGGGGAGGAAGCCGGGGGCCAGGACGTACGGCGCGACGGCGACCCGGGCACAGCCGAGGGCACGCAGCTCCCGTACCGCGTCCTCGGTGCGGGGGAGGGCCGCGGAGGCGAACGCGGGCCGCACGGCGCACCAACCGGTGTGCCGCCACTCCCGCGCGATGTCAGCGATCACCGCGATCGCCTCCGGGTCGGTGGACCCCGCCGAGGCCAGGACGACCCCGGTCGAGGACTTGTCGGCGGGCGTCAGCCCCGCCTCGTACAGCCGCCGTTCGAGGGCGGCGAGCAGCAGCGGCGAGGGGCCCAGCACCTCCGCCTGCCGGATCCGCAGCCGCGGCGGCGCGTCCCGCAGCACCGCCGGGATGTCCGCCTTCGCGTGGAACGCGCGGGTCAGCAGGAGGGGGAGGGCCACCACGTCCCGTACGCCCTCCGCCGCCAGCGACTCCAGCACCCCCTGCGCCGACGGGATGTTGAAGTCCAGGAAGCCGGTCTCCACCCGTACGTCCGGGCGCAGGGAGCGGACCCGGCGTACCAGGGCGTGCACCGTCGCGGCGTGCCGCGGGTCGCGGCTGCCGTGGGCGATGACGAGAAGGACGGGCTTCCTGTCCGTGAGGTACATGGGAGCTCAGCTCTTCACCAGCAGACCGCGGGTGCGCAGGACCCAGCGCTCCAGCGGGCTGAAGATCAGCAGGTCGATGGCGATCCCGACGAACAGGATCAGCAGGATGGCGAGGAAGACCGTGGCCATGCTGCTGTTCGTACGGCCCACCTCCAGCAGCTGGCCGAGGCCCACGCCCAGGTCCGGCGCCTGCGCGATGATCTCGGCGGCCATCAGCGAACGCCAGGAGAACGCCCACCCCTGCTTCAGGCCCGCCACATAGCCGGGCAGCGCCGCGGGCATCACGATGTGCCAGGTGCCGCGAAGCCCGGTCGCCCCCAGCGTGCGTCCCGCGCGCAGGAACAGCGGCGGCACCTGGTCGACGCCGGACACCAGACCGTTGGCGATCGACGGCACCGCGCCGAGCAGGATCACCGCGTACATCATCTCGGGCTTCAGGCCCAGCCAGATCACGGCGGCGGGCACCCAGGCCACCGACGGCAGCGACTGGAGGCCGGACAGGACCGGACCGATGGCCGCGCGCACGAACTTCACCCGCGCCACGACCAGGCCGAGCGGCGTGCCGATGACCAGGGCGAGCAGGAAGCCGAACAGACCGCGCGAGACGCTCGTCCAGATGTAGTCGAGCAGGGTGCCCTTGAGCCAGGCGTCCTCCGCCTCCGCCCAGACGGCACCCGGCGAGGGCAGCTTCGACGGGTCGTCGACGATCTTCAGGGAGATGAGGCCCTGCCAGATCGCGAGCACCACGACGGTGGCGACGATCGGCGGCAGGAGCTTCTCCCGGAAGGTCTGCGCGAAGGTCGGCCGGCCGGTGACCGAGGTCTCCAGCGCGTCGAGACCGGCCTCGATGCCGCCCAGCCCCGAGCCGCCCGAGCCGCCCGTGGCGCTCGCCCCGGTGGTCCTGGTGTCAGTGCTGGCCATGGCGGCGGATCTCCCCACGCAGTTCTTCGGTGATCTCGACGGACAGTTCCGCCACGGGCGCGTCCTCGATGCGGCGCGGCTGCGGGATGTCGACCGTCCACTCGCGGGCGATCCGCCCGGGCCGGGAGGACAGCAGGATCACGCGCTGCGCGAGCCGCACCGCCTCCCGCACGTTGTGCGTGACGAAGAGGACCGACACGCCCGTCTCCGCCCAGATGCGGGTCAGTTCGTCGTGCAGCACGTCCCGCGTGATGGCGTCGAGGGCCGCGAACGGCTCGTCCATCAGCAGCAGGTTGCTCTCCTGGGCGAGCGCGCGGGCCAGCGCCACCCGCTGGCGCATGCCGCCGGACAGCTCGTGCACGCGCTTGCCGTACGCGCCCTTCAGCCGGACGAGTCCGAGCAGCTCCTCGGTCGTCTCGCGCCGCTCGTTCTTCGGAACCCCCCGCAGACGCAGGGCCAGTTCGATGTTCTTGCCCGCGGTCAGCCACGGGAACAGCGCGTGTTCCTGGAACATCAGGGCGGGACGGCCCTGCGTCGTGATGGACCCGACGGTGGGCTCGTCCAGCCCCGCCACCAGGTTCAGCAGCGTGGACTTGCCGCAGCCCGAGGCCCCCAGCAGGGTGACGAACTCGCCGGGCGCGACATCGATGCTGATGTCGTCCAGGACAAGCTGCTGCCCGGCGGGGCCCGCGAAGGACTTCGAGACGTGCTCGATGCGCGCCGCGTGCTCCACCGCCTCGGCGGCCTTGACGAAGGTCGTTGCCATGGTCGTCACCTCCTGGGAACTCATCGGGTCCGGTCAGCTCACGCCGAGGCCGGCGTCGTCGACCGGGCTGCCGCCCTCGGCCTTGAGGATCTTGTTGAGCAGGGTGAGGTCGTAGATGCCCTTGAGGTCGGGCTTCTCCAGCAGACCCGCCCTGACGGCGTGGTCCGCCTCGGCGTCGAGCGTGGCGGCCAGCGGGTCGTCGGTGAACCGGATCGACGTCCAGGCCGGGTCCAGGACCTCGGCCGGCAGCGCCTTGCCCGAGTCCGCCTCCAGCTGCTTGTTCGCCGCGGCCTTCGCCTCGTCCGGGTGGGCGTTGATCCACCTGTTGGTCTCGACGGAGGCCTTCAGCACCGCTTCGACGGCCTTCGGGTGCTCCTTGAGGAAGTCCTGACGCACGATGATGTTCGTGATCACGAACTTCTTGTCCGGCCACAGGTCGGCCTCGTCCAGCAGCACCTTCGCGCCCTCGGCGACCAGCTTGGACGCGGTCGGCTCCGGCACCCAGGCGCCGTCCACGGAACCGGACCGGTAGGCGTCCGGGACGATCTTGTTGTCGGTGCGGACCACCGACACGTCGCCCTTGCCGCTCTCGGCGTCGACCTTCCAGCCCTGCTCCGCGATCCAGTTGAGGAACGCCACGTCCTGCGTGTTGCCGAGCTGCGGGGTCGCGATCTTCTTGCCCTTGACGTCCTTCAGGGTCTTGATCTTGTCCGGGTCGACCACGAGCTTCACCCCGCCGGAGGCCGAACCGCCGATGATGCGCAGGTTCCTGCCCTGGGACGCGGTGTAGCCGTTGATCGCCGGGGACGGGCCGATCCAGCCGATGTCGATCGAGTCCGAGTTGAGGGCCTCGATCTCGGACGGCCCGGCGTTGAAGACCTGGTACCGGGCCTCGGTGGCGCCGAGCGCCTTCTGGAAGTAGCCCTTCTGGTGCGCGACCAGCGCGGTGCCGTGGGTCAGGTTGCCGAAGTAGCCGATCCGCACCGAGTCGAGGCCGTCGGTCTTCTTCGCCCCGGCGGCGATCTCGACGGCTCCGTCGTCCACGGCCTGGGAGCCGTAGCCGCAGGCGGCGAGGGTCAGGAGCGGCAGCGCGGCCATGACCGCGAGGGTGCGGCGCAGGGCGGATGCGGCAGGCACGGGAGGTGTTCCTCTCGTCGGCCCGGCGGTCACGGTCCTACAGGTCGTGGCCGGGAGGTAGGCAGGTGCGTCCACGGCGGTGGGGGAAGGGCGCGCGAGCGGTGCGCGTACGTCAGCGCGCAC carries:
- a CDS encoding aliphatic sulfonate ABC transporter substrate-binding protein: MPAASALRRTLAVMAALPLLTLAACGYGSQAVDDGAVEIAAGAKKTDGLDSVRIGYFGNLTHGTALVAHQKGYFQKALGATEARYQVFNAGPSEIEALNSDSIDIGWIGPSPAINGYTASQGRNLRIIGGSASGGVKLVVDPDKIKTLKDVKGKKIATPQLGNTQDVAFLNWIAEQGWKVDAESGKGDVSVVRTDNKIVPDAYRSGSVDGAWVPEPTASKLVAEGAKVLLDEADLWPDKKFVITNIIVRQDFLKEHPKAVEAVLKASVETNRWINAHPDEAKAAANKQLEADSGKALPAEVLDPAWTSIRFTDDPLAATLDAEADHAVRAGLLEKPDLKGIYDLTLLNKILKAEGGSPVDDAGLGVS
- a CDS encoding ABC transporter permease; amino-acid sequence: MASTDTRTTGASATGGSGGSGLGGIEAGLDALETSVTGRPTFAQTFREKLLPPIVATVVVLAIWQGLISLKIVDDPSKLPSPGAVWAEAEDAWLKGTLLDYIWTSVSRGLFGFLLALVIGTPLGLVVARVKFVRAAIGPVLSGLQSLPSVAWVPAAVIWLGLKPEMMYAVILLGAVPSIANGLVSGVDQVPPLFLRAGRTLGATGLRGTWHIVMPAALPGYVAGLKQGWAFSWRSLMAAEIIAQAPDLGVGLGQLLEVGRTNSSMATVFLAILLILFVGIAIDLLIFSPLERWVLRTRGLLVKS
- a CDS encoding DUF1697 domain-containing protein: MTTTYAALLRGINVGGSRKVPMAELRVLLEGLGHDRVRTYLQSGQAAFASDHGDEDSLAAELTEAIGRRFGFAVDVIVRDHAYLAAVVGACPFPAAELEARQLHVTYFSAPVDEERFAEIDRPAHLPEEFRLGDRCLYLYAPNGLGRSQLAERLSKPRLNKGVTATSRNWNTVRKLVEMTAG
- a CDS encoding ABC transporter ATP-binding protein, translated to MSSQEVTTMATTFVKAAEAVEHAARIEHVSKSFAGPAGQQLVLDDISIDVAPGEFVTLLGASGCGKSTLLNLVAGLDEPTVGSITTQGRPALMFQEHALFPWLTAGKNIELALRLRGVPKNERRETTEELLGLVRLKGAYGKRVHELSGGMRQRVALARALAQESNLLLMDEPFAALDAITRDVLHDELTRIWAETGVSVLFVTHNVREAVRLAQRVILLSSRPGRIAREWTVDIPQPRRIEDAPVAELSVEITEELRGEIRRHGQH
- a CDS encoding sirohydrochlorin chelatase, which translates into the protein MYLTDRKPVLLVIAHGSRDPRHAATVHALVRRVRSLRPDVRVETGFLDFNIPSAQGVLESLAAEGVRDVVALPLLLTRAFHAKADIPAVLRDAPPRLRIRQAEVLGPSPLLLAALERRLYEAGLTPADKSSTGVVLASAGSTDPEAIAVIADIAREWRHTGWCAVRPAFASAALPRTEDAVRELRALGCARVAVAPYVLAPGFLPDRIARGAAEADVLAKVLGPAPEVARVLLERYQAARRPLPAAVGA